From a single Shewanella donghaensis genomic region:
- a CDS encoding ArsR/SmtB family transcription factor, protein MDIEVIAKALKELGHPTRLTIFNKVVRAGYQGIAVGSLQQDLSIPGSTLSHHISSLASAGLISQRREGRTLFCVAEFDKLQAVISFLQDECCADEQASTRSSL, encoded by the coding sequence ATGGATATTGAAGTTATTGCTAAGGCCTTGAAAGAATTAGGCCATCCAACACGATTAACCATTTTCAATAAAGTGGTTCGAGCTGGATACCAAGGCATTGCTGTTGGTAGCCTACAACAGGATTTGTCGATACCGGGTTCAACCTTGTCTCATCATATTTCGAGTTTAGCTTCTGCAGGACTGATCTCGCAGCGTCGTGAAGGTCGTACGTTATTTTGTGTCGCTGAGTTTGATAAGCTGCAAGCAGTGATTAGCTTTTTACAAGATGAATGCTGCGCAGATGAGCAAGCATCAACAAGAAGCTCACTATAA
- a CDS encoding GNAT family N-acetyltransferase, with protein MTMKMVLPSAKYQRSYHQYIDELADEERYPFPLDFDHQDFELLLKKLADFANGINIPAGYVASETYWLVDGAELVGVANLRLSLNEVITYCGGHIGIGIKPSYRGKGIGNLLMKKVIEAANSRGIKPLHIHCYKHNIASAKMIMANGGVLDSEIIAPTSNSESASNDADSITDKNTDEAQVRALTHTIVSQERIQRYIVS; from the coding sequence ATGACAATGAAAATGGTGTTACCCAGTGCTAAATACCAACGCAGTTATCATCAATATATTGATGAATTAGCTGACGAAGAGCGCTATCCCTTTCCGCTAGATTTTGATCATCAAGATTTTGAATTACTCTTAAAAAAACTCGCAGACTTTGCCAACGGTATTAATATTCCAGCAGGTTATGTTGCCAGTGAAACTTACTGGCTGGTGGACGGTGCTGAATTGGTGGGTGTTGCCAATTTAAGGCTAAGTTTGAATGAGGTGATTACTTATTGTGGTGGTCATATCGGCATTGGTATTAAACCGAGCTATCGCGGTAAAGGCATTGGCAATTTGTTGATGAAAAAGGTTATCGAAGCAGCCAATAGCAGAGGCATTAAGCCGTTGCATATTCATTGTTATAAACACAATATCGCCTCTGCGAAGATGATCATGGCCAATGGTGGAGTGCTTGATTCTGAAATTATCGCTCCCACTTCCAATAGCGAGTCGGCTTCTAATGATGCAGATAGCATCACAGATAAAAATACTGACGAGGCACAAGTTAGGGCATTAACTCATACCATCGTCAGTCAGGAACGTATTCAGCGTTATATCGTTAGCTAA
- a CDS encoding DUF4870 domain-containing protein yields MSEDTSVVVTEISQDSKNMALLCWIGTIFFGFIPSLILYLVKEDDEYVREQSKEALNWSITAAIGYFISFILTFVLIGVLTTFVLGICHLIFCIMGAIATSKGDSFRVPYTLRLIK; encoded by the coding sequence ATGAGCGAAGATACATCTGTAGTCGTAACTGAAATTTCACAAGATTCTAAAAATATGGCGCTATTGTGCTGGATAGGCACCATTTTCTTTGGTTTTATTCCGAGTTTAATTTTGTACTTGGTAAAAGAAGATGACGAATATGTCAGAGAGCAGTCTAAAGAAGCGCTTAATTGGTCGATTACTGCAGCAATTGGGTATTTTATCTCGTTTATTCTCACCTTCGTGTTAATTGGAGTTTTGACAACTTTTGTTCTGGGGATCTGTCATCTGATTTTTTGTATTATGGGCGCTATCGCAACGTCAAAAGGCGATTCATTTCGAGTTCCTTACACGCTACGTTTAATTAAGTAA
- a CDS encoding permease yields the protein MKDFILVNTDMFKETLNMFVFLAVELTLLFLAISYFVGVLQQFIPPAKIQQILSGKNGKGYIIAAFLGAITPFCSCSTIPFLKGLLRAKAGFGTMMVFLFASPLLNPIIIGLFVVTFGLQVTLFYFVIAMGVSVIAGYSLEKLGFEKYVKPEAYMTAEVKGGCGSSCNGKAAKPLTKWDKVFSKALWHTTWSDFKKVLPYLIGGIAVGSLIYGFMPTEFVANVASEDNWFAIPIAAVVGIPLYIRAEAVIPLSAALAAKGMGLGAVMALIIGSAGASLTEVILLKSIFKNQMIAAFLVVILSMAMLAGFTYQWIF from the coding sequence ATGAAAGATTTCATCTTAGTTAATACAGATATGTTTAAAGAAACATTGAATATGTTTGTGTTCTTAGCGGTTGAATTAACCTTGTTGTTTTTGGCCATTAGCTATTTTGTGGGTGTGCTACAACAATTTATTCCGCCTGCCAAGATTCAACAAATTTTGAGTGGTAAAAACGGTAAAGGTTACATCATTGCCGCTTTTTTAGGGGCGATAACCCCGTTCTGCTCTTGTTCTACTATTCCTTTTTTAAAGGGACTGCTTAGAGCAAAGGCGGGTTTTGGCACCATGATGGTGTTCTTGTTTGCAAGCCCCTTACTCAATCCCATTATTATTGGTTTGTTCGTAGTGACTTTTGGGCTGCAAGTGACCTTATTTTATTTTGTCATTGCGATGGGCGTATCAGTTATTGCAGGTTATAGCCTTGAAAAATTAGGCTTTGAAAAATATGTCAAACCAGAAGCATACATGACAGCTGAAGTGAAAGGTGGATGCGGTAGTTCATGTAATGGTAAAGCGGCAAAGCCTCTCACTAAATGGGATAAAGTTTTCAGTAAAGCATTGTGGCACACCACTTGGTCTGACTTTAAAAAAGTATTGCCATATCTTATCGGTGGTATCGCTGTTGGCTCGTTAATATACGGATTTATGCCTACAGAGTTTGTTGCCAATGTTGCGAGTGAAGATAACTGGTTTGCTATTCCAATAGCGGCAGTGGTTGGTATTCCACTTTATATTCGTGCTGAAGCCGTGATCCCATTAAGTGCCGCTCTGGCAGCTAAAGGTATGGGCTTAGGTGCGGTAATGGCGTTAATTATTGGTAGTGCAGGCGCTAGCTTAACTGAGGTTATTTTACTTAAATCGATATTTAAAAATCAGATGATAGCCGCATTCTTAGTGGTGATTTTATCCATGGCAATGTTGGCAGGTTTTACTTATCAATGGATTTTTTAG
- a CDS encoding LysR family transcriptional regulator, with translation MDQDTKLFDGVVIFTHVIELGSFSLAAEKTGHSTSYVSKEVTKLELRLNTRLLHRTTRSLSLTAEGKLFYQQCQQMVADAHAAINMIDSSLLIPSGTLKISCPVTFGLQYLQPILSLFMRTYPEIKLDIDFSDRQVDLVQDGYDLAIRATGQLSDSSLICKRISQFHAHIVATPQYLAQHGTPQTPQDLMGHQCICYSNLKQPDRWQFEHTDGHTEVVDVTQVIGCNNADMELAMVLDHHGICRLPSFYLTEALEKQQLTIILQDYIQPEIDIYAVYPSRKHLTPKVRSFIDLLVEKMPKTTNLN, from the coding sequence ATGGACCAAGATACAAAGCTTTTTGATGGTGTAGTGATATTCACACATGTTATTGAATTAGGGAGCTTCTCTTTAGCGGCTGAAAAGACCGGCCATTCGACTTCTTACGTCAGTAAAGAAGTGACTAAACTAGAGCTGCGCCTTAACACTCGGCTATTACATCGCACCACCCGTTCACTGAGTTTAACTGCTGAAGGTAAGCTTTTTTATCAGCAATGCCAGCAAATGGTCGCTGATGCACACGCGGCGATAAATATGATTGATAGCAGCTTGCTCATTCCTTCTGGCACCTTAAAAATTAGTTGCCCAGTGACATTTGGTCTGCAGTATTTACAGCCAATACTGTCATTGTTTATGCGAACGTATCCCGAGATTAAGTTGGATATTGATTTTAGTGATCGGCAGGTCGACTTAGTACAAGATGGTTATGATCTGGCGATTAGAGCAACGGGCCAATTAAGTGATTCAAGTTTAATCTGTAAGCGTATTAGCCAATTTCATGCGCATATTGTGGCAACGCCGCAATATCTTGCACAACATGGCACGCCGCAAACGCCGCAAGATTTGATGGGCCATCAATGCATTTGTTATAGCAATTTAAAGCAGCCAGATCGCTGGCAGTTTGAACATACAGATGGGCATACTGAAGTCGTTGATGTGACCCAAGTTATTGGCTGCAATAATGCCGATATGGAACTGGCAATGGTACTGGATCATCATGGTATTTGCCGCTTGCCGTCGTTCTATTTAACAGAGGCACTAGAGAAGCAGCAGTTAACGATTATATTGCAAGACTATATTCAACCTGAAATTGATATTTATGCGGTTTACCCTAGCCGAAAACACTTAACCCCTAAAGTGCGAAGCTTTATTGATTTACTGGTCGAGAAAATGCCTAAGACGACTAATTTGAACTAA
- a CDS encoding lactoylglutathione lyase family protein translates to MGATSAPADKANDVDVERFNTNTPYPRTFSHIGISVPDLEKAVKFYTEVLGWYVIMQPTEVVEDDSPIGVMCTDVFGAGWERFRIAHLSTGDRIGIELFEFKNQENPKDNFEYWKTGIFHFCVQDPNVEELADKIVAAGGKKRMKAPRYYFPGEKPYRMIYMEDPFGNILEIYSHSYELQYASGAYN, encoded by the coding sequence ATGGGCGCAACTAGCGCACCAGCAGATAAAGCGAACGATGTTGATGTCGAAAGATTTAATACCAACACTCCCTACCCACGTACTTTCTCTCATATTGGTATTTCAGTACCAGACCTAGAAAAAGCGGTTAAATTTTATACTGAAGTGCTCGGCTGGTATGTGATTATGCAACCGACTGAAGTTGTTGAAGACGATAGCCCAATTGGTGTGATGTGCACTGATGTTTTTGGTGCAGGTTGGGAGCGGTTCAGAATTGCGCATTTATCAACTGGCGATCGCATCGGCATTGAGTTATTTGAATTTAAAAATCAGGAAAACCCTAAAGATAATTTTGAATATTGGAAAACAGGTATTTTCCATTTTTGTGTTCAAGATCCAAACGTTGAAGAGTTAGCTGATAAAATTGTGGCTGCAGGTGGTAAGAAGCGTATGAAAGCACCACGTTACTATTTTCCTGGTGAAAAACCTTACCGCATGATCTATATGGAAGATCCGTTTGGAAACATTCTAGAAATTTATAGCCACAGCTATGAACTTCAATATGCCAGCGGCGCATATAACTAA
- a CDS encoding glycosyltransferase family protein, translating into MADFYQNGIVTTLHNLTQRTHEEMEQELLKFSKTRPLGLILPSLFSELEGEALPAIINKLKQVPYLNEIVIGLDRADKEQYQQALGFFNQLPQHHRVLWNDGPRLQALDAKLSKLGLAPKELGKGRNVWYCMGYILASGKTESVALHDCDIVTYEKSLLARLLYPVANPQFNYEFSKGFYARVSDGKINGRVSRLLVTPLIKALQRVVGHNEYLEFMDSFRYPLAGEFSFRRDVLNDLRIPSDWGLEIGVLSEMHRNYAHNRICQVDIADNYDHKHQELSLNNAEAGLSKMSIDITKAFYRKLATQGETFSTEAFRTLKATYYRIALDYVETYHNDALMNGLTTDIHMEEKAVEMFAQNIVTAGQRFLDNPMETPFMPTWSRVISAMPDVLEQLKDAVEADNAEFM; encoded by the coding sequence ATGGCTGATTTTTACCAGAATGGGATAGTGACTACGCTACATAACCTTACCCAGCGAACGCATGAAGAAATGGAGCAAGAGTTACTTAAATTTTCTAAGACTCGACCACTAGGGTTGATTTTACCTTCACTATTTTCAGAATTAGAAGGCGAGGCACTCCCGGCAATTATTAATAAGTTGAAACAAGTGCCTTATCTCAATGAAATTGTGATTGGCTTAGATAGAGCCGATAAAGAACAATATCAACAAGCCCTAGGATTTTTTAATCAGCTGCCACAACACCATCGAGTGTTATGGAACGATGGACCAAGACTGCAAGCACTCGATGCCAAGTTAAGTAAGCTTGGTCTTGCCCCTAAAGAACTGGGTAAAGGCCGCAATGTTTGGTATTGCATGGGCTATATTTTGGCATCAGGAAAGACTGAATCGGTGGCATTACATGACTGCGACATTGTGACTTATGAGAAATCCTTACTGGCAAGGTTGCTTTATCCGGTTGCCAATCCACAGTTTAACTACGAGTTTAGTAAGGGGTTTTATGCACGTGTATCCGACGGAAAAATTAATGGCCGTGTGTCACGTTTATTAGTCACACCATTGATTAAAGCCCTGCAAAGAGTGGTTGGTCATAATGAATACTTAGAATTTATGGACAGCTTTCGCTATCCATTAGCGGGTGAGTTTTCATTTCGCCGTGATGTATTAAATGACTTACGTATACCCAGCGATTGGGGTTTAGAAATTGGTGTTCTCAGTGAAATGCATCGCAACTATGCCCACAATCGTATTTGTCAGGTGGATATTGCTGATAACTATGACCATAAGCATCAAGAGTTATCGTTAAATAATGCTGAAGCGGGCTTATCAAAAATGTCGATTGATATCACCAAGGCGTTTTATCGAAAGTTAGCCACTCAAGGTGAAACATTCAGCACAGAAGCCTTTAGAACCTTAAAAGCGACTTACTATCGTATCGCTTTGGATTATGTCGAAACTTATCACAATGATGCTTTGATGAACGGGCTGACAACTGATATTCATATGGAAGAAAAAGCGGTGGAAATGTTTGCTCAAAATATCGTAACTGCGGGTCAGCGTTTTCTTGATAACCCAATGGAAACCCCATTTATGCCGACATGGAGCCGAGTTATTAGCGCCATGCCTGATGTGCTTGAGCAACTAAAAGACGCCGTGGAAGCTGATAATGCCGAGTTTATGTAA
- a CDS encoding sugar phosphorylase yields MTDIKSLKLKLVQQLACIYQNINLSCSLDDIASELIETMVITSNSLEPHPYANHWSQQDVIMITYGDSIIKQGQAPLKTLAEFMDDYLECINGVHILPFFPYSSDDGFSVIDYSSVNDGLGDWADIKAIASKRRLMSDLVINHCSSRSAWFQNFIKGEGIGHDYFFTAEIDDDLSAVVRPRTSDLLRPTPTAKGLKNVWCTFSHDQVDFNFRNPQVLLEFVRIIRQYLDAGVNIFRLDAVAFLWKIVGSKSINLAQTHEVIRLLRTLIEHAQNNAVVITETNIPNSQNLTYFGNANEAHCIYNFSLPPLLINTLITGSCLYLKRWQMSMPPAQDGTTYFNFIASHDGVGLRPVEGLLEQSEINTLVETMAMFGGKISSRTSEDGQQQPYEINIALIDALKGTVKGQDQLGLARFTCAHAIMFGLEGIPGVYIHSLLGTQNDYEKLENTAQNRSINRHRWDSEVLNQLLADDHNQHAKVLASLTKLICIRTKQRAFNPNATQFTLHLGLQLFGFWRQSRDRRQSIFCISNITDQAMDLPLGELNLIGTETWFDLIDGEVIADITAVKLLEPYQTVWISNVA; encoded by the coding sequence ATGACAGACATTAAGTCATTAAAGCTTAAGCTGGTTCAGCAGTTAGCTTGTATTTATCAAAATATAAATTTGAGTTGCTCGCTTGATGATATTGCCTCTGAGTTGATCGAGACAATGGTGATAACCAGTAACAGCCTTGAACCGCATCCATATGCTAATCATTGGTCGCAACAAGATGTCATCATGATCACCTATGGCGATAGCATCATCAAACAAGGTCAAGCGCCATTAAAAACCTTGGCTGAATTTATGGATGATTATCTTGAATGCATCAATGGAGTGCATATCTTACCTTTTTTCCCCTACAGCTCTGATGATGGCTTTTCTGTTATTGATTATTCTAGTGTGAATGATGGTCTTGGTGATTGGGCAGACATTAAGGCTATTGCCAGTAAACGGCGCTTGATGTCAGATTTGGTGATTAATCATTGTTCTAGCCGTAGTGCCTGGTTTCAAAACTTCATTAAAGGTGAAGGTATAGGCCATGATTACTTTTTTACCGCTGAAATTGATGATGATCTTTCAGCTGTTGTAAGACCAAGAACATCCGACTTACTAAGGCCAACGCCAACCGCTAAAGGCTTGAAAAATGTGTGGTGTACCTTTAGCCATGATCAAGTGGATTTTAATTTCAGGAACCCACAAGTATTATTAGAGTTTGTGAGAATCATTCGCCAGTACCTTGATGCTGGAGTGAATATCTTCCGTTTAGATGCGGTGGCATTCTTATGGAAAATAGTTGGCTCTAAATCTATCAACCTCGCGCAAACCCATGAAGTGATTCGGTTACTGCGAACGCTGATTGAACACGCTCAGAATAATGCTGTGGTCATTACTGAAACCAATATCCCTAACTCACAAAACCTGACTTACTTTGGTAATGCCAATGAAGCGCATTGTATATACAACTTCTCCTTGCCGCCGTTACTGATAAATACCTTAATTACTGGCAGCTGTTTATACCTCAAACGTTGGCAAATGAGCATGCCGCCGGCCCAAGATGGCACCACTTATTTTAATTTTATTGCGTCACATGATGGTGTCGGACTTAGACCGGTAGAAGGGCTATTGGAACAAAGCGAAATTAACACCCTCGTAGAAACCATGGCGATGTTTGGTGGAAAGATATCCAGCAGGACATCTGAAGATGGACAGCAACAGCCTTATGAGATAAATATCGCCTTAATCGATGCCTTAAAAGGTACGGTAAAAGGTCAAGACCAATTGGGGTTAGCAAGGTTTACTTGTGCTCATGCCATTATGTTCGGATTAGAGGGTATTCCAGGGGTGTATATTCACAGTTTACTTGGCACTCAAAATGACTATGAAAAACTCGAAAATACGGCCCAGAATCGTTCGATAAATCGTCATCGCTGGGATAGTGAGGTCTTAAATCAATTACTGGCAGATGATCACAATCAACATGCCAAAGTACTGGCATCGCTGACGAAATTAATCTGCATACGCACTAAGCAACGCGCCTTTAATCCAAATGCGACTCAGTTTACCTTACACTTGGGGCTGCAGTTATTCGGTTTTTGGCGCCAAAGCCGTGATAGAAGGCAAAGCATTTTTTGTATTAGTAATATTACAGATCAAGCGATGGATTTACCGCTGGGAGAACTTAATTTGATTGGCACTGAAACCTGGTTTGATCTTATTGATGGCGAGGTCATTGCTGATATTACTGCGGTGAAATTATTAGAGCCTTATCAAACGGTGTGGATAAGCAATGTCGCTTAA
- a CDS encoding methyl-accepting chemotaxis protein — MKQINFRKVDAIMIKLSLNGKFWVICAIATLFTATIAITNYINVKAHINGASQTLAQTKVDAFAQSANAQNLSEQSLVEFAQQINASVGYPAEAKRSGDNITVSSPVGNQALIVTINVAQLESDVISDANFMLILALLALFPLYLVCYWTSTSLGGGLWDMYIAIKRLASGDLTCRLNFFGTDDFSLIAREIDRSADNMSEMVTAIAHNAETLAAAASEFNQQAQQSEQLTQNQHEFLDTVSVAMSQMTAAIEEVSHNASNTSEQTQLNSTQAHNSQTQITEAVGRIGTLTSRISEASNSVTELSTAAANIGAVVTTINSISEQTNLLALNAAIEAARAGEQGRGFAVVADEVRTLASRTQQATVEIQTMIEGLQKDTTTLSHITTDIVGQADKGRGAIESVGQEVDQMVSSISHVFDMSSQIATSSEEQSAASRDITTQLSDIRNQAETIRETAQRSVELAVNLNDSSSGLDDILKLYTLAK; from the coding sequence ATGAAACAAATTAATTTTCGCAAAGTCGATGCCATCATGATTAAACTCAGCTTAAATGGCAAGTTTTGGGTTATTTGCGCCATTGCTACTTTGTTTACCGCCACGATTGCCATTACCAATTATATTAATGTTAAAGCCCATATAAATGGGGCTTCACAAACACTCGCTCAAACAAAAGTGGATGCTTTTGCACAAAGTGCCAATGCACAAAACTTATCAGAGCAGTCTCTTGTTGAATTTGCTCAACAAATTAATGCCTCCGTCGGATATCCGGCTGAGGCAAAGCGATCTGGTGATAATATTACCGTCAGCTCACCCGTTGGCAACCAAGCATTAATTGTCACCATCAATGTCGCTCAACTAGAAAGTGATGTTATATCAGATGCTAATTTCATGCTCATACTCGCTTTATTGGCCTTATTCCCGTTATACCTAGTGTGTTATTGGACTTCGACTTCATTAGGTGGTGGTTTATGGGATATGTACATCGCAATTAAGCGACTAGCCAGTGGTGACTTAACTTGCAGACTCAACTTTTTCGGCACTGATGATTTTAGTTTAATCGCCCGAGAAATTGACCGTAGTGCAGACAACATGAGTGAAATGGTCACAGCTATTGCACATAATGCCGAAACACTGGCAGCTGCTGCATCAGAGTTTAATCAGCAAGCACAACAAAGTGAGCAACTCACCCAAAACCAGCATGAGTTTTTAGATACCGTTTCTGTGGCCATGTCTCAAATGACCGCGGCAATTGAAGAGGTTTCTCATAATGCCTCAAATACCTCTGAACAGACTCAGCTGAATTCGACCCAAGCCCATAATAGCCAAACCCAAATCACTGAAGCCGTTGGGCGCATTGGTACTTTAACTAGCCGGATTTCAGAAGCTTCTAACTCGGTAACGGAATTATCGACAGCTGCAGCCAATATTGGTGCTGTAGTGACCACCATTAACAGTATTTCTGAGCAAACAAACTTACTGGCACTCAATGCTGCAATTGAAGCGGCTCGAGCAGGTGAACAAGGCCGCGGGTTTGCTGTTGTCGCTGATGAGGTCCGTACTCTTGCAAGTCGAACACAGCAAGCAACAGTAGAAATCCAAACCATGATTGAAGGCTTGCAGAAAGATACGACGACCTTGTCACACATCACCACTGATATAGTTGGTCAAGCGGATAAAGGTCGTGGCGCTATCGAATCTGTCGGACAAGAAGTCGATCAGATGGTCTCTTCTATAAGCCATGTTTTTGATATGAGCAGCCAGATTGCAACGTCATCAGAAGAGCAAAGCGCTGCATCACGGGACATTACCACTCAGCTAAGCGATATTCGAAATCAAGCTGAAACTATTCGAGAAACAGCGCAACGTTCAGTGGAACTCGCGGTGAATTTGAATGACTCATCGAGCGGATTAGATGATATTTTAAAACTATATACATTGGCTAAGTAA
- a CDS encoding methyl-accepting chemotaxis protein, translating into MKSYSLKQKILVPVMVALSIVIALLSWLSYSNQKSMLLQSNLEQVQRLSTQQAERISGWLATRKDVISALGDKANINTLDALQQAQQSGRFELTYFGKDSGEMIDSDPSIDRTGYDPRQRPWYQQATTERQLILTKPYLDVAYNILVVTLAAQTKNGVIGGDLSIDGLVNDVNRMKLPSNGFAIMMHKDGTVIAYKDPSKTMGHISTIDTDLDYNLLKQNRTSNELMPIHFSPEDKNKLVWAEDIPNTDWELILILDQETLEAPLTSLLLTQLGIAAIVLLISMATISWMISTLLAPLSKVSQALGRIANGNGDLTQRIEIDTQDEVGTLAENFNSFVDSQHQLINQIREVAQKLDEEADQSLLNSHQAEKEIQVQQQEVTMVATAVTEMASATNEIASNAEQTATAAQQSSNSSIQGQGLVNNTRKSINLLAEEVTQATDVIGELSRHAQAISSILSTIQGIAEQTNLLALNAAIEAARAGDQGRGFAVVADEVRVLSHRTQDSAREIYETIDTLQQTTSKAVTLMQSSQSLASNSVNDADEATKAIEEITQAVTLISDMASQIATAAEEQTQVTSEITQNTVAIKDVTDEISIASSNGLLQAQDLKKQAKSLNDLVATFVL; encoded by the coding sequence ATGAAATCTTATTCGTTAAAGCAAAAAATCCTTGTGCCTGTAATGGTCGCCTTATCGATAGTAATCGCACTACTGTCTTGGCTAAGTTATTCCAATCAAAAAAGCATGCTTTTACAGTCTAACCTTGAGCAAGTTCAGCGCTTAAGTACTCAGCAAGCTGAAAGAATTAGTGGATGGCTAGCGACCAGAAAAGACGTCATTAGTGCTTTAGGTGATAAAGCGAATATCAATACCTTAGATGCATTACAACAAGCACAACAATCAGGTCGTTTCGAGCTGACTTATTTCGGTAAAGACTCTGGTGAAATGATCGATTCAGACCCAAGTATTGACCGCACAGGTTATGACCCTCGCCAGCGACCTTGGTATCAACAAGCAACAACAGAAAGGCAACTCATTCTTACCAAACCATATCTCGATGTTGCCTATAATATTCTGGTGGTCACTCTCGCTGCACAAACTAAAAATGGTGTCATTGGTGGTGACCTGTCAATTGATGGCTTAGTGAATGATGTTAATCGGATGAAACTGCCTTCAAATGGCTTTGCCATTATGATGCATAAAGATGGCACCGTAATCGCTTACAAAGACCCAAGTAAAACCATGGGTCACATCAGCACCATAGATACCGATCTCGATTACAACCTATTAAAGCAAAATCGCACTTCCAACGAATTAATGCCAATTCATTTTTCTCCTGAGGATAAAAATAAACTGGTTTGGGCAGAAGATATTCCTAATACTGATTGGGAGCTTATACTGATACTCGATCAAGAAACCCTTGAAGCACCTTTGACATCATTATTACTAACTCAACTAGGTATCGCTGCTATTGTGCTTTTAATCAGTATGGCGACGATTTCTTGGATGATTAGCACCTTACTTGCACCATTATCAAAAGTTTCTCAAGCGCTAGGCCGTATTGCTAATGGAAATGGCGATTTAACTCAACGCATTGAAATTGACACCCAGGATGAAGTCGGCACTCTCGCTGAAAATTTCAATTCATTCGTAGACAGCCAGCATCAATTAATTAATCAAATCCGCGAAGTAGCCCAAAAATTAGATGAAGAAGCGGATCAAAGTTTATTGAACTCCCATCAAGCCGAAAAAGAAATACAAGTGCAGCAACAAGAAGTCACCATGGTGGCTACCGCGGTAACAGAAATGGCCAGTGCAACCAATGAAATTGCCTCAAACGCAGAGCAAACCGCTACAGCAGCTCAACAATCAAGTAATAGCAGCATACAAGGTCAGGGCTTGGTAAATAACACCCGTAAGTCAATCAATTTACTCGCTGAAGAAGTTACTCAAGCCACTGATGTGATTGGTGAGTTGAGCCGTCATGCACAAGCTATCTCGAGTATTCTTTCGACGATTCAAGGTATTGCTGAACAGACAAACTTATTGGCATTAAACGCCGCAATTGAAGCTGCGCGCGCTGGCGATCAAGGCCGAGGTTTTGCCGTTGTTGCCGATGAAGTCAGAGTGCTTTCTCATCGAACTCAAGACTCTGCACGTGAGATTTACGAAACCATCGATACACTGCAGCAAACCACGTCTAAAGCAGTTACCTTAATGCAGAGCAGCCAATCTTTAGCGTCTAACAGTGTCAATGATGCTGATGAAGCGACTAAAGCCATTGAAGAAATTACCCAAGCAGTCACGCTGATTTCAGACATGGCAAGTCAAATTGCAACGGCAGCAGAAGAACAAACCCAGGTCACTAGCGAAATAACTCAGAATACTGTGGCGATTAAAGACGTCACTGATGAAATTAGTATTGCGTCATCGAATGGGTTATTACAAGCACAAGATTTGAAGAAGCAAGCTAAGTCATTGAATGACTTAGTGGCGACATTTGTACTGTAG
- a CDS encoding NADPH-dependent FMN reductase encodes MKILAFAASSSRKSINKTLANYAASLVDGAEVELLDINDYEIALFSEDREKELGQPALAKAFFDKIGQADALVISFAEHNGSYTAAYKNLFDWTSRIDQKVFQNKPTVLLATSPGPGGAKSVLTAATNSAPYFAADVKGSLSVPSFYDNYNLESASIVNAELLEQLQQTMAQLAR; translated from the coding sequence ATGAAAATATTAGCATTTGCAGCCAGCAGTAGCAGAAAATCAATTAATAAAACGTTAGCAAACTATGCAGCTAGTTTAGTCGATGGAGCAGAAGTAGAGTTGTTAGATATTAACGACTATGAAATTGCTTTATTTAGTGAAGATAGAGAAAAAGAACTGGGTCAGCCTGCATTGGCTAAAGCCTTCTTTGATAAAATTGGTCAAGCAGATGCATTAGTTATTTCATTTGCTGAGCATAATGGTTCTTATACTGCGGCCTACAAAAATTTATTTGATTGGACTTCGCGTATTGATCAAAAAGTTTTTCAAAACAAGCCAACAGTATTGTTAGCAACCTCACCGGGACCCGGCGGTGCAAAATCTGTATTAACCGCAGCAACAAACTCAGCGCCTTACTTTGCTGCTGATGTTAAAGGCTCTCTTTCAGTACCGAGTTTCTACGATAATTATAACCTTGAGTCGGCTAGCATAGTTAATGCTGAACTACTTGAGCAGCTACAACAAACGATGGCGCAGCTAGCACGTTAA